The Bacillus sp. Y1 genome includes the window GAAGCTGCATTTCATTTTTCATTGTTTACGCTACCCCCAATACTCGAAGAGCAAATTCTTCTGTCGGCTCCAAACGGATAATTTTAAATAAGCCAGACATATCAAAAAGTCTTTGAATAGGAGGTGAAATTGCACAAACAACCATTTCACCATGTTGCTGCTTAATTTGCTTATATCTCCCAAGAATCACACCTAAACCTGAACTATCCATAAAATCCAACTGCTCTAGGTTAAGAATAATATGACGTATATCATGTGTTTCAATGGCTTTGGTTGCTTCTGCACGAAGTACATCTGCAGAATGGTGGTCCAATTCGCCGCTAAGTCGTAACAATAAGACATCGTTCTTTGTTTCCATATCAATGTGTAGACTCACTATCCATAGCCTCCTTATGTGGTATAGTGAGTCTTTTTCGATATTGGAATGAAGATTTCCTTCTTACAGACAAAACTAGTGTTCATTCGCTAAAAAAAGTATGAATAAAAAAACATTCGACATATTTATTTGGTCGTTTTTGTGAACATACCAAACGCGCGTTTATAAAGCGTCCACCAATTTGCTTCTTTCACAGATACTTTCGCTACAAGCGGACTTGACACAAGAGTCTCCCCATTTTTCACGAGCTTTAATGTACCAATGGTCTGCCCTTTTTCAATTGGTGCTTTTAAATCTTTTTCGTAAGTGATTTCCTTCTTTACATCATCCACTTTTTCCCCTTTTTTCGTTAACAAGGAAATCGGTTCACTCGTAAGGGCCTCCACCTTGCTCTCACTACCTTTACTTACCTTAACTTCA containing:
- the spoIIAA gene encoding anti-sigma F factor antagonist — translated: MSLHIDMETKNDVLLLRLSGELDHHSADVLRAEATKAIETHDIRHIILNLEQLDFMDSSGLGVILGRYKQIKQQHGEMVVCAISPPIQRLFDMSGLFKIIRLEPTEEFALRVLGVA